The genomic DNA GCAAGGGCCAAGTTATGTGTTTTTAGGCTTTCTCAATTGCTCGCAAATATGCCCAGTGCGTTTAGGGCAGATGTTTCGTTTCGAGCAGCACTTAAGTAAAGAGTGGCGGGGGGAAGCCTTGCCTGTGCGCTTTTTATTTATCACTGTTGACCCACAAAACGATAGTCCCGCGTTACGCAACAAGATTATCGATTCTCAATCTTCGGCTTTTTACAGCGCGCAATTGCCTCAACAGCAATTACGCCAATTACAACAACGTTTGGTGGAGCAAGTGAGCACTCAGCAGGGGACGATTAAGCACGCTGGAAACCTCTATTTGTTTTCTGCTGATGCCCGTTTGCAACGGGTTTATGGGCAATGGCAGTTATCGCTAGAGCAAATGCAAAACGACTTAAATCTACTGTTGTAGTTCAGGGGAATGTTTATGACTAAGTTGCAGCTTAATCCAGAGCTAGAGCAGCGTAATGACCAATATGTATTTTGGATTTTGTTGGCGCAAGCCCCCATTTTATTACTGAGTGGTTTTGTCGGGGCTAAACTCACCGCTTTTGCCGTGGTGAGCGCCGTGGCTGTGCTGCTGTTGGCTACCTTGAGCTACCGCCTACTCAAGGGCTGTGGATTGTTTT from Agarivorans gilvus includes the following:
- a CDS encoding SCO family protein; the protein is MKKKLVLSMVLIFACFFLVPGAAWLNQHISGGYGVKLNQPSLDFDWQDVAGQWHRFSDWQQGPSYVFLGFLNCSQICPVRLGQMFRFEQHLSKEWRGEALPVRFLFITVDPQNDSPALRNKIIDSQSSAFYSAQLPQQQLRQLQQRLVEQVSTQQGTIKHAGNLYLFSADARLQRVYGQWQLSLEQMQNDLNLLL